A genomic segment from Spinacia oleracea cultivar Varoflay chromosome 3, BTI_SOV_V1, whole genome shotgun sequence encodes:
- the LOC130470190 gene encoding protein FAR1-RELATED SEQUENCE 1-like, producing MLQTHEMIEEEWFTNVHDLREKWCPALSKDLFSAGILSLQRSESKNHAIGFRANRTTSLTDFYRLLKGTMQRWKSTEKEVEFSYNKSVASSSLPLSRLLKHASKVYTLSLFRDFEEEFGYSIATTSKLIWTQFKFTTTNAGNTQFYVVSIDEEPWSAQRVTYIHESKTVSCTCKKFEASGWLCYHCIRILHLHSVNWSPKKCIKKRWKKSDKSSIWNKLENENPEEVQYTPWCQTMARKYYNLILKSQSNEETITLMEDGYAASVSLVDELLVSLNFSNVEDA from the exons ATGTTACAAACACATGAGATGATAGAGGAAGAATGGTTTACAAATGTACACGATTTGAGAGAAAAATGGTGTCCTGCCCTAAGCAAAGATTTATTTTCTGCTGGAATTTTGTCTTTACAACGAAGTGAAAGCAAAAATCACGCCATTGGCTTTAGAGCAAACAGAACAACAAGTTTAACCGACTTCTATAGATTATTAAAAGGAACAATGCAGCGTTGGAAAAGTACCGAAAAGGAAGTTGAATTCTCTTATAATAAATCAGTTGCATCCTCGTCTTTACCACTATCTAGATTGCTAAAACATGCATCAAAAGTTTACACGCTGTCACTTTTTAGAGACTTTGAAGAGGAATTTGGCTACTCGATTGCAACAACATCGAAATTGATTTGGACACAATTCAAG TTTACTACTACTAATGCAGGTAATACTCAGTTCTATGTCGTGTCCATTGACGAAGAACCTTGGTCTGCACAGAGAGTAACCTACATCCACGAGAGCAAGACAGTGTCATGTACATGTAAAAAATTTGAAGCTTCTGGATGGTTGTGTTACCACTGCATTAGGATATTGCACCTTCATTCAGTAAACTGGAGTccaaaaaaatgcataaaaaagaGGTGGAAAAAATCTGACAAGTCATCGATTTGGAACAAATTAGAAAATGAAAACCCGGAAGAGGTTCAGTACACACCTTGGTGCCAAACCATGGCTAGAAAATACTACAACCTTATCTTGAAAAGCCAGTCAAATGAGGAGACGATAACCCTTATGGAGGATGGTTATGCCGCTAGTGTGTCTCTAGTTGATGAACTTCTAGTGTCATTGAATTTTTCGAATGTTGAAGATGCTTAA
- the LOC110800427 gene encoding DNA replication ATP-dependent helicase/nuclease JHS1-like — MTIIFLLYTQTYYFPGLGFNCPRRAVLDERLRGGETSTAALTGTLLHQIFQAGLLRENPTIEPLQEFAKSVIQKNIQGMYACEVQEKDMCETLNNTIPMICNWIKYFRDSQISNAPTVDKLNELKSFKEVFLQRFSRDGISRGNISTS, encoded by the exons atgacaataATCTTCTTGTTATACACCCAAACCTACTACTTTCCGGGACTCGG TTTCAATTGTCCTAGACGAGCAGTGTTGGATGAGAGGTTGAGAGGTGGTGAAACCTCTACTGCAGCATTAACTGGCACCTTGCTGCACCAAATCTTTCAG GCTGGGCTTTTAAGGGAGAATCCCACAATAGAGCCGCTTCAGGAATTTGCAAAGAGTGTTATTCAAAAAAACATTCAAGGCATGTATGCATGTGAAG TACAGGAAAAAGATATGTGTGAAACCTTGAATAATACAATTCCAATGATCTGCAATTGGATAAAATATTTCCGGGACTCTCAG ATTTCCAATGCACCTACAGTTGATAAGCTTAATGAGCTTAAATCATTTAAAGAAGTGTTTCTACAACGATTTTCAAGAGATGGCATTTCAAGAGGGAATATTTCAACTAGttag
- the LOC130470191 gene encoding protein FAR-RED IMPAIRED RESPONSE 1-like, which yields MSPENAVHTTADAAAKCPNGRRGSYRIMDEGGDEKIESFVWLLQTFKKSMGGKKSNIYLYRSGYSNEQCHQSGKIQGFILKVEVVCVFPDARHRLCVWHLNQNAITSWRSMLQTYELIGEEWFTNVHDLREKWCPALSKDLFSAGILSSQRSESKNHAIGFRANTTTSLTDFYRLFNGTMQRWKSTEKEVEFSCSKSVASSSLPLSGLLKHASEVYTLSLFRDFEEEFGYSIATTSKLIWTQGNTQFYGVSIDEEPWSAQRGIAPSFSKPDSRTVHKKRWKKSAKSSVWNKLENENPKEVQYTPWCQTMARKYYNLILKSQSNEETRTLMEDGYVATVSLVDELLVSLNLSNVEDALTTQKSGTPTPETSTSRAPETNTDR from the exons ATGTCGCCTGAAAATGCCGTGCACACAACTGCCGATGCCGCCGCGAAATGCCCGAATGGCCGCCGGGGAAGCTACCGGATTATGGACGAAGGAG GGGATGAAAAGATCGAGTCGTTTGTGTGGCTTCTGcaaactttcaaaaagtcaatGGGAGGCAAAAAGTCCAATATCTATCTTTACAGATCAGGATACAGCAATGAACAATGCCATCAATCAGGTAAAATTCAAGGATTTATTCTTAAAGTTGAAGTTGTCTGT GTCTTTCCAGACGCAAGACACAGATTATGTGTATGGCATTTGAATCAGAATGCTATTACAAG TTGGAGATCAATGTTGCAAACATATGAGCTGATAGGGGAAGAATGGTTTACAAATGTACACGATTTGAGAGAAAAATGGTGTCCTGCCCTAAGCAAAGATTTATTTTCTGCTGGAATTTTGTCTTCACAACGAAGTGAAAGCAAAAATCACGCTATCGGCTTTAGAGCAAACACAACAACAAGTTTAACCGACTTCTATAGATTGTTCAATGGAACAATGCAGCGTTGGAAAAGTACCGAAAAGGAAGTTGAATTCTCTTGTAGTAAATCAGTTGCATCCTCGTCTTTACCACTATCTGGATtgctaaaacatgcatcagaaGTTTACACGCTGTCACTTTTTAGAGACTTTGAAGAGGAATTTGGCTACTCGATTGCAACAACATCGAAATTGATTTGGACACAAG GTAATACTCAGTTCTATGGCGTGTCCATTGACGAAGAACCTTGGTCTGCACAGAGA GGTATTGCACCTTCATTCAGTAAACCAGATTCTAGAACAGTGCATAAAAAGAGGTGGAAAAAATCTGCCAAGTCATCGGTTTGGAACAAATTAGAAAATGAAAACCCGAAAGAGGTTCAGTACACACCTTGGTGCCAAACCATGGCTAGAAAATACTATAACCTTATCTTGAAAAGCCAATCAAATGAGGAGACGAGAACCCTTATGGAGGATGGTTATGTCGCTACTGTGTCTCTAGTTGATGAACTTCTAGTGTCATTGAATCTTTCGAATGTTGAAGATGCTTTAACCACACAAAAAAGTGGAACACCAACACCTGAAACAAGCACATCACGAGCACCAGAAACAAACACTGACAGgtaa